A genomic window from Clostridiaceae bacterium includes:
- a CDS encoding DNA topoisomerase — MTNSRKGNRYDNQSISSLKGADRVRLRPGVIFGSDDIEGCKHSFFEILSNSIDEAREGFGDIIEIIRHSDKSITVKDYGRGIPLDYNPKEGRYNWELVFCELYAGGKYKNTTGESYEFSLGFNGLGSCATQYSSEYMDVLVYRDGYKYELHFEKGENIGGLKKTKAQYDHTGTTIKWRPDIEVFTSIDIPLEYYKDILKKQAVVNAGLKFRLFDEESGKTFEYIYENGIVDYIKEINQDKGFTDIQFFETSAKGRDREDRPEYKVKMQIAFCFNNEINLLEYYHNSSFLEHGGSPDRAVKTAFINEIDKCIRNAGKYNKGESKITFSDIQDSLILVTNSFSTFTSYENQTKKAINNKFIQEAMTDFLKQQLEIYFIENKIESERIIEQVLVNKRSRESAEKTRINIKKKLGGTLDISNRVKKFVDCRTKDVSRRELYIVEGDSALGACKLGRDAEFQAIMPVRGKILNCLKAEYDSIFKNEIIVDLLKVLGCGVEIKSKHNKELNTFDMDNLRWDKIIICTDADVDGFQIRTLILTMLYRLVPTLIEKGKVFIAETPLFEITCKNKTYFAYNEMEKNQIISKLTGKYSIQRSKGLGENNPEMMWETTMNPETRRLIKILPDDAKRTSEMFDILLGDNIQGRKNFIEENGYKYMEMIDVS; from the coding sequence ATGACAAATTCAAGAAAAGGAAACAGATATGATAATCAAAGCATATCTTCCCTTAAAGGTGCGGACAGGGTAAGATTAAGGCCAGGTGTTATTTTTGGATCTGACGATATAGAAGGATGTAAACATTCTTTTTTTGAAATACTGTCCAACTCTATTGATGAGGCAAGGGAAGGCTTCGGAGATATAATTGAAATAATAAGGCATTCTGATAAATCTATTACCGTGAAAGATTATGGGAGAGGAATACCGCTGGATTATAACCCCAAGGAAGGGCGCTACAACTGGGAACTGGTTTTCTGCGAACTTTATGCTGGAGGGAAATATAAAAACACCACTGGGGAAAGTTATGAGTTCAGCCTTGGTTTTAATGGACTTGGCAGTTGTGCAACCCAATATAGCTCAGAGTACATGGATGTTTTGGTTTACAGGGACGGATACAAATATGAGCTTCATTTTGAAAAGGGAGAAAATATAGGAGGCCTTAAGAAAACAAAAGCCCAGTATGACCATACCGGAACAACCATTAAATGGAGACCGGACATAGAAGTGTTTACATCAATTGATATTCCTCTCGAATATTACAAGGATATATTGAAAAAACAGGCTGTAGTTAATGCCGGATTGAAATTCAGGTTATTTGATGAAGAATCGGGAAAAACATTTGAGTATATATATGAAAACGGGATAGTTGACTATATAAAGGAGATAAATCAAGACAAAGGTTTTACGGATATACAGTTTTTTGAAACATCTGCCAAGGGTAGGGACAGAGAGGACCGACCTGAATATAAGGTTAAGATGCAGATAGCTTTTTGTTTTAATAATGAAATCAACCTGTTGGAATACTATCATAACTCTAGTTTTCTTGAGCATGGTGGTTCGCCGGACAGAGCTGTTAAGACTGCTTTTATAAATGAAATTGATAAATGCATAAGGAATGCAGGTAAATATAATAAGGGAGAAAGTAAAATTACTTTTTCAGATATTCAGGACAGTCTTATTCTTGTGACAAATTCTTTTTCCACATTTACAAGCTATGAAAATCAGACCAAAAAAGCCATAAATAATAAGTTTATTCAAGAGGCTATGACTGATTTTTTGAAACAGCAGTTAGAGATATATTTTATTGAAAACAAAATTGAAAGCGAAAGAATTATTGAGCAGGTGCTTGTTAACAAGAGAAGCAGAGAATCGGCTGAGAAAACTAGAATTAACATTAAGAAGAAACTGGGCGGAACGTTAGATATATCGAACAGGGTGAAAAAGTTTGTGGACTGCCGCACAAAAGATGTAAGCCGAAGAGAGTTGTATATTGTGGAGGGTGATTCAGCTCTGGGAGCATGTAAGCTTGGAAGGGATGCAGAATTTCAAGCTATCATGCCGGTACGTGGAAAAATATTAAATTGTCTGAAAGCTGAATATGACAGCATATTTAAAAATGAAATTATAGTTGACTTGTTAAAGGTGTTAGGTTGTGGTGTCGAGATAAAGTCCAAGCATAATAAGGAACTGAATACATTTGATATGGATAATCTTCGGTGGGATAAGATTATAATTTGTACAGATGCAGATGTGGACGGATTTCAAATAAGAACTCTAATCCTCACGATGTTATACAGACTGGTTCCAACTTTAATAGAAAAAGGAAAAGTATTTATTGCTGAAACTCCACTATTTGAAATTACATGCAAGAATAAAACTTACTTTGCCTATAATGAGATGGAGAAAAACCAGATAATATCAAAACTGACTGGAAAGTATTCAATACAGCGTTCGAAAGGT